The Halogeometricum borinquense DSM 11551 genome window below encodes:
- a CDS encoding DUF7537 family lipoprotein, which produces MARTALHITVAVLVLLAGCNGAFGEIGAQEPESTPTPDESVSNPPGVTDHGVTDAIALVSAHHTQTANSSYVSNHTVTVEYPNGSHARQVRTTRHGTDNNRYHMLQRVRGQSSRLLSGTAYEMWANSTTSVIVVRDDEEQRFFREQDNFVREVTRSRLLALFTKIETRTTGTTTDGQPLVHLLGTGPVETKLRRVGTKNISNTSFTATVTPHGVVRTYTLRYEGTLDGTNVKVTETYRVRSNESVTVERPSWVPTALEETNRSG; this is translated from the coding sequence ATGGCTCGGACAGCCCTCCACATCACAGTCGCCGTATTAGTCCTCCTCGCAGGCTGTAACGGCGCGTTCGGTGAAATCGGTGCGCAGGAGCCTGAATCGACACCGACGCCAGACGAGTCAGTTTCGAACCCGCCCGGAGTCACTGATCATGGCGTCACAGACGCTATCGCGCTCGTCAGCGCACACCACACGCAAACGGCCAACAGCTCGTACGTATCGAACCACACCGTCACCGTCGAGTATCCCAACGGCAGTCACGCTCGGCAGGTGCGGACGACCCGGCACGGAACGGACAACAACCGGTACCACATGCTGCAACGCGTCCGCGGCCAGTCATCGAGACTGCTCTCGGGTACAGCGTACGAGATGTGGGCGAACAGTACGACTTCCGTGATCGTTGTCAGAGACGACGAAGAACAGCGGTTCTTCAGAGAGCAAGATAACTTCGTACGGGAGGTGACGCGATCACGGCTACTCGCCCTGTTTACGAAGATAGAGACGCGAACGACGGGAACGACGACGGATGGCCAGCCGCTCGTTCATCTGCTCGGAACGGGACCGGTCGAGACGAAACTGCGGCGCGTCGGTACCAAGAACATCTCGAACACATCGTTCACCGCTACCGTGACACCCCACGGCGTCGTCCGGACGTACACACTCCGTTACGAGGGCACGCTTGACGGGACGAACGTCAAGGTAACCGAAACGTACCGGGTGCGATCCAACGAGTCAGTGACCGTTGAGCGACCGTCGTGGGTCCCAACTGCACTGGAGGAAACGAACCGTTCGGGCTGA
- a CDS encoding Gfo/Idh/MocA family protein translates to MTFRIGFVGTGDPDGDGFAMAYRHAAGYERLDDCEPVACADIVPENAAAFAAAYDIDDANVYEKYEEMLSETEPDVVSVCVPPDTHADIVVDIAQSGVVEAIHCEKPLALTWGDAKRMVEECEAEGVALTINHQQRFGKPYRRAKALLDDGRIGELRRIEFREEHLYDTGTHAFDLANFYNDIEPVEWVLAQIDYTNENVLFGAHNENQAIAQWRYENGVYGLASTGRGEAFCGDALFRLLGTKGVIEVRDDGTLAYRRDGKSWKTVDTGTDGRYRPKPGKIRAGTRLVARRISPRLASHLDSTTYTERAIEELIRALRDGEESELNGRDALAADELIFAAWESSRRRGRVELPLDVEDNALESMVEEETVDPEAMDRSAATDESATTATRGRLGSIRARLVGLVGR, encoded by the coding sequence GTGACATTTAGAATCGGATTCGTCGGCACCGGCGACCCCGACGGTGACGGCTTTGCCATGGCGTACCGCCACGCTGCGGGCTACGAACGACTCGACGACTGCGAACCCGTCGCTTGCGCGGACATCGTTCCCGAGAACGCGGCCGCGTTTGCGGCCGCGTACGACATTGACGACGCTAACGTCTACGAGAAATACGAGGAGATGCTCTCTGAGACGGAACCGGACGTAGTGAGCGTCTGCGTCCCGCCCGATACTCACGCTGACATCGTTGTCGATATCGCCCAGAGTGGCGTTGTGGAAGCCATCCACTGCGAGAAGCCGCTGGCCCTGACGTGGGGCGATGCAAAGCGCATGGTCGAAGAGTGCGAGGCCGAGGGTGTTGCGCTCACGATCAACCACCAGCAACGCTTCGGGAAACCCTACCGGCGGGCGAAGGCGCTCTTGGACGACGGAAGGATCGGCGAGCTACGGCGTATCGAGTTCCGTGAGGAGCATCTATACGATACGGGAACGCACGCGTTCGATCTCGCCAACTTCTACAACGACATCGAACCCGTCGAATGGGTTCTCGCACAGATCGACTACACCAACGAGAACGTGCTGTTCGGAGCACACAACGAGAATCAGGCTATCGCACAGTGGCGGTACGAGAACGGGGTCTACGGACTCGCTTCGACGGGTCGCGGAGAGGCGTTTTGTGGCGACGCCCTGTTCCGTCTTCTCGGCACGAAGGGCGTCATCGAGGTGCGCGACGACGGAACGCTCGCGTACCGCCGCGACGGGAAGTCGTGGAAGACGGTCGATACCGGAACTGACGGCCGCTACCGACCGAAACCGGGGAAGATCCGCGCCGGAACCCGACTTGTCGCCCGCCGAATCTCCCCGCGCCTCGCCAGCCATCTCGACTCTACGACGTACACCGAACGCGCCATCGAGGAGCTCATTCGTGCGTTACGCGACGGCGAGGAGTCGGAGTTGAATGGCCGTGACGCACTCGCCGCGGACGAACTTATCTTCGCGGCGTGGGAGTCCTCGCGTCGCCGCGGACGCGTCGAACTGCCGTTGGATGTCGAGGACAACGCGTTGGAATCGATGGTCGAGGAGGAAACAGTCGATCCCGAGGCAATGGATCGAAGCGCCGCCACGGATGAGTCTGCAACGACGGCGACGCGGGGGCGACTGGGGTCGATTCGCGCTCGACTTGTCGGCCTCGTCGGGCGATAG
- a CDS encoding sugar phosphate isomerase/epimerase family protein codes for MERAPRPAIQLYSVRELPEPLPDVIRRVSNAGFEGVEFANRFFEEDPEAVADALAETGVVPVAAHADLSAVEEAVEGANDLLERLETVGCDRVIVPHISPRHFQTRWAVRSLSYRLTDVAHELDAHGVRLGYHTMRHDLYPMFPEAVGTVFDQTPVPQGVANIGAQALARLRRADPRADLAEVPSESGFWNLLARTTPEDVCFEVDVGEVTAAGFDPAAAVELAAGRIPCIHVRDVAATGRFGTYDNADPGEGDVDFDAVAHAARKSGTEWLVYEHDDPDDPHRTIDDGAALLGRLCGDDDTDSAELAGSARIESPR; via the coding sequence ATGGAGCGTGCGCCACGTCCAGCGATACAGTTGTACAGCGTCCGGGAGCTACCCGAACCGCTCCCCGACGTGATTCGGCGCGTCTCGAACGCCGGGTTCGAAGGCGTCGAGTTCGCAAATCGGTTCTTCGAAGAAGACCCCGAAGCCGTTGCCGACGCACTCGCGGAGACGGGTGTCGTCCCGGTCGCCGCCCACGCCGACCTCTCAGCGGTGGAAGAAGCCGTCGAGGGAGCGAACGACTTGCTTGAGCGCTTGGAGACGGTCGGTTGTGACCGAGTAATCGTTCCCCACATCTCGCCGCGGCACTTCCAGACGCGGTGGGCCGTTCGGTCGCTCTCGTACCGTCTCACGGATGTGGCCCACGAACTCGACGCACACGGCGTGCGCCTCGGTTACCATACGATGCGTCACGACCTGTATCCGATGTTCCCGGAAGCCGTCGGCACGGTGTTCGACCAAACACCGGTCCCGCAGGGCGTCGCCAACATCGGCGCACAGGCGCTCGCCCGTCTCCGCCGTGCGGACCCCCGCGCTGATCTCGCAGAGGTTCCGAGCGAATCCGGGTTTTGGAACCTCCTCGCCCGAACGACGCCGGAAGACGTGTGCTTCGAGGTGGACGTGGGTGAAGTCACCGCCGCCGGATTCGATCCTGCGGCGGCGGTCGAACTCGCCGCTGGACGGATTCCCTGCATCCACGTCCGCGATGTAGCAGCGACAGGTCGATTCGGAACGTACGACAACGCCGACCCCGGAGAGGGCGACGTAGATTTCGACGCCGTCGCCCACGCGGCACGCAAAAGCGGCACCGAGTGGCTGGTCTACGAACACGACGACCCGGACGACCCGCACCGGACTATCGACGACGGCGCGGCCCTGCTCGGTCGCCTCTGCGGAGACGATGACACAGACAGTGCAGAGTTGGCCGGGTCCGCGCGCATCGAGTCGCCGCGATAG
- a CDS encoding FG-GAP repeat domain-containing protein has translation MELQHRRLDDSPPCGRMSFCLTTDLTGNGRPDVLVGALGGEYPVTLPVLGKEIDLRKLPGTREAIHRHERNVFWYENPGWERHDVARAPDLSVGGALGDITGTGTVDLVAGQNLNQYDLYWFEQPDDPRESWTRRLVTDDFEKYHDVAVADVDGDGESEVIALSQESEVIFYYDVPADPRREPWPVANRHVVADNINVEGVQVGDIDGDGTVEILAGPNVFHREDDGSWTRERIATGWDWTRVVAADVDGDGESEVIVTEGDLPYQGDRRARLGVFDPPGWTPTILHDDLSNPHSLQLADLDGNGSPDVYVAEMGLESGHNPRQFVFWNRGDGTFEEEVIVEGVPTHEAKLVDLDGDGRLDIVGKSYVEPSVDAWFNVA, from the coding sequence ATGGAACTTCAGCACCGTCGCCTCGACGATTCGCCACCGTGCGGTCGAATGAGTTTCTGCCTCACGACTGATCTGACGGGAAACGGTCGCCCAGACGTTCTCGTCGGCGCGCTCGGCGGCGAGTATCCCGTCACGCTGCCCGTCCTCGGCAAGGAGATAGACCTGCGCAAACTGCCGGGGACGCGCGAGGCGATTCATCGTCACGAGCGGAACGTGTTCTGGTACGAGAACCCCGGATGGGAACGACACGACGTGGCCCGCGCGCCGGACCTCTCGGTCGGCGGTGCCCTCGGGGACATCACGGGGACAGGGACGGTAGACCTCGTCGCCGGACAGAACCTCAACCAGTACGACCTCTACTGGTTCGAGCAACCCGACGACCCGCGCGAGTCGTGGACGCGCCGCCTCGTCACCGACGACTTCGAGAAGTACCACGACGTCGCCGTCGCGGACGTAGACGGCGACGGCGAGAGCGAAGTGATCGCGTTATCACAGGAAAGCGAAGTGATCTTCTACTACGACGTGCCCGCAGATCCCCGGCGCGAACCGTGGCCGGTTGCCAACCGCCACGTCGTCGCCGACAACATCAACGTCGAGGGCGTCCAAGTCGGCGACATCGACGGCGATGGGACCGTCGAAATTCTCGCCGGGCCGAACGTGTTCCACCGCGAAGACGACGGATCGTGGACGCGAGAGCGCATCGCCACCGGATGGGACTGGACGCGCGTCGTCGCCGCAGACGTTGACGGCGACGGCGAGAGCGAGGTGATCGTCACTGAGGGAGACCTCCCGTATCAGGGCGACAGACGCGCACGTCTCGGCGTGTTCGATCCGCCGGGGTGGACACCGACGATTCTGCATGACGACCTATCGAATCCTCACTCGCTCCAACTCGCGGATTTGGACGGCAACGGGAGCCCGGACGTGTACGTTGCCGAGATGGGCCTCGAATCGGGGCACAACCCGCGGCAGTTCGTCTTCTGGAACCGTGGGGACGGCACGTTCGAGGAGGAAGTGATCGTCGAAGGCGTCCCGACGCACGAGGCGAAACTCGTGGATTTAGACGGTGATGGGCGACTCGACATCGTCGGAAAATCCTACGTCGAACCGAGTGTGGACGCGTGGTTCAACGTGGCTTGA
- a CDS encoding FkbM family methyltransferase: MSLTPDIGIRPRVRESASMTKEAVVSRVTGTAVADAVRLLGFDSVFSDVMNRMTGPLLPDEAVFRINGEEWRFRISTRFEYESLSKYRTDPDRLVLQHFVRSLRDDDVVWDVGAHVGVFSVLAAGQVPAGTVIAIEPLPENAEQLRENLKRNGRDATVRQLALDDESRRAELGVNSPSGAGAFGTLNGLSSRRRTTVQTDCGDSLVTDGVPAPTVLKVDVQGAELNVLRGLQRSLLGCRIVCVNVYEKHFTRGDEGEEIRDILESSGLHVERLAEWDGGHFLWGTRES; the protein is encoded by the coding sequence ATGTCTCTGACGCCCGACATCGGAATCCGTCCGCGCGTTCGGGAGAGTGCAAGCATGACGAAGGAGGCCGTCGTCAGCCGAGTTACCGGAACGGCGGTCGCTGACGCTGTCAGACTGCTCGGTTTCGACAGTGTGTTCTCTGACGTGATGAATCGCATGACAGGTCCGTTGCTTCCGGACGAAGCGGTGTTTCGCATCAATGGCGAGGAGTGGCGCTTCCGCATCTCGACACGGTTCGAGTACGAGAGTTTGTCGAAGTACCGGACCGACCCCGACAGGCTGGTTCTCCAACACTTCGTACGGAGCCTCCGCGACGACGACGTGGTCTGGGATGTCGGCGCGCACGTCGGTGTGTTCAGCGTCCTGGCCGCGGGACAGGTCCCCGCAGGCACCGTCATCGCTATCGAACCCCTTCCCGAAAACGCCGAACAACTCCGAGAGAACCTCAAACGGAACGGGCGTGACGCGACAGTTCGACAACTCGCTCTCGACGACGAGAGCAGACGAGCCGAACTCGGCGTCAACAGCCCGAGCGGCGCAGGTGCGTTCGGTACTCTCAACGGTCTCTCCAGCCGCCGACGAACCACCGTACAGACTGACTGCGGTGACTCGCTGGTCACCGACGGTGTCCCGGCACCGACAGTGTTGAAAGTAGACGTACAAGGGGCCGAACTCAACGTCCTGCGCGGGCTTCAACGCAGTCTCCTCGGTTGCCGTATCGTCTGTGTCAACGTCTACGAGAAGCACTTCACCCGCGGCGACGAGGGTGAGGAGATACGGGACATCCTCGAATCGTCTGGATTGCACGTCGAGCGTCTCGCCGAGTGGGACGGTGGTCACTTCCTGTGGGGAACGCGAGAGTCGTAA
- a CDS encoding polysaccharide deacetylase family protein, with protein MTDASLTRRLARAGFEALARLDGATNVSHLYPDEANAVLAYHAVGEPAGYGNISTDRFRRDLDYITEHFTVGDLPAVLDSYGGKRVALTFDDAYDDFYENVLPLLREYNVPATLFVPVEFVGGCPDDYAYRFARSPIDHESFNDPSLFDGETVRGPSMMSWDRLNEVAADPLVTVGTHTRTHPDLGRIHDRETLEYEIVGARDVLEERLGVDVDRFCYPYGRYSGEAVSVVEESHRLAVTSQHGVLIDIEAADRYRLPRVRAHKEEQYVRWDLSGLRWELTELVS; from the coding sequence ATGACCGATGCCAGTCTGACGAGACGGCTTGCCCGTGCCGGATTCGAGGCGCTCGCTCGACTCGACGGTGCGACGAACGTCTCGCATCTGTACCCGGACGAGGCAAACGCCGTCCTTGCGTACCACGCTGTCGGTGAGCCTGCGGGTTACGGAAACATCTCCACCGACCGATTTCGTCGTGACCTCGACTACATTACCGAACACTTCACGGTAGGTGACCTGCCCGCAGTCCTCGACTCCTACGGTGGAAAACGCGTTGCACTCACGTTCGACGACGCGTACGACGACTTCTACGAGAACGTCCTCCCGCTACTCCGCGAGTACAACGTCCCGGCGACGCTGTTCGTCCCAGTCGAGTTCGTCGGCGGTTGTCCCGACGACTACGCGTATCGATTCGCGCGGTCACCAATCGACCACGAATCGTTCAACGATCCGTCGTTATTCGACGGAGAGACCGTCCGCGGTCCGAGTATGATGTCGTGGGACCGGCTGAACGAGGTTGCGGCGGACCCGCTCGTCACCGTCGGCACCCACACGCGGACGCACCCGGACCTCGGCCGCATCCACGACCGGGAGACGCTGGAGTACGAAATCGTCGGTGCGAGAGACGTACTCGAAGAGCGATTGGGCGTAGACGTTGACCGTTTCTGTTACCCGTACGGCCGGTACTCAGGCGAAGCGGTGTCAGTAGTGGAAGAATCACACAGATTGGCGGTTACCTCTCAGCACGGGGTCCTGATTGACATCGAAGCCGCTGACAGATATCGACTTCCTCGTGTGCGTGCGCATAAAGAGGAGCAGTACGTTCGATGGGACCTCTCCGGACTCCGGTGGGAACTGACCGAGTTGGTCAGCTGA
- a CDS encoding glycosyltransferase family 2 protein produces MQSESDTGPDSEPQSVVDNSEAPADETPCIGRAERLSGVYRHLVETGFDSVQATEPAISVVVVTFQTSRNAFDSVLTAIEAQTDDAFELVVVNNGVDWDIESRLHDLDCGTAYVELIRNCGVTIARNLGAELALSDLLLFLDDDAVPEENFVAAHRCAHDDSDVVAVRGRIFPQSKTFYNRLQRWYDLGDRTLPYLLNIEGNTSIDREAYRSVSGFDEKLGGRAGHEGIDLTYRLIRTGYDRDQIVYCPDAVIYHDYATSLSGYIRKRIVSRRYRKRLTNRRPELFEFARTYSPPDDVTRNKSPLDHLVHLALDGVIRLGCRAVEVRDTIRSQFLNG; encoded by the coding sequence ATGCAGTCCGAGTCGGACACCGGACCGGATTCCGAACCGCAGAGCGTGGTGGACAACTCGGAAGCACCCGCCGACGAGACGCCCTGCATCGGCAGAGCCGAACGGTTATCCGGTGTGTACCGGCACTTAGTCGAGACGGGATTCGACAGCGTCCAGGCTACCGAACCGGCAATTTCGGTCGTCGTCGTGACGTTTCAGACTAGCAGGAACGCGTTCGACTCCGTCCTCACCGCAATCGAAGCACAGACCGACGACGCGTTCGAACTTGTCGTGGTGAACAACGGCGTCGATTGGGATATCGAGTCGAGACTCCACGACCTTGACTGTGGGACGGCGTACGTCGAACTCATCCGGAACTGCGGCGTCACGATTGCGCGAAATCTCGGTGCGGAACTCGCCCTTTCCGACCTCCTGTTGTTTCTTGATGACGATGCCGTTCCGGAGGAGAATTTCGTTGCGGCGCACCGCTGCGCACACGACGATTCGGACGTTGTCGCCGTACGCGGTCGCATCTTTCCCCAATCGAAGACGTTCTACAACCGGCTTCAGCGCTGGTACGACCTCGGTGATCGGACGCTTCCGTATCTTCTGAACATTGAGGGGAACACCTCCATCGACCGCGAGGCGTACCGCTCGGTTTCGGGATTCGACGAGAAGCTCGGCGGACGTGCGGGACACGAGGGTATCGACCTCACGTATCGGCTCATCCGTACTGGGTATGACCGCGACCAGATCGTTTACTGCCCGGACGCCGTTATCTATCACGACTACGCGACGAGTCTCTCCGGCTACATCCGCAAACGCATCGTCAGTCGTCGGTACCGAAAGCGACTCACGAATCGACGGCCCGAACTGTTCGAGTTCGCCCGAACGTACTCGCCGCCGGACGATGTCACGAGAAACAAGTCTCCGCTCGACCATCTCGTCCATCTTGCACTTGACGGCGTCATCCGTCTCGGCTGTCGGGCGGTTGAGGTACGCGACACGATCCGCAGCCAGTTCCTGAACGGGTAG
- a CDS encoding glycosyltransferase family 4 protein: MRATDVLLVGPAGTTGGIAQYIQEQRRRLPRSVSARTYDVSVPTSDSIRAFAVAILLAFVQILRFPFRRRPDVVHVHSSHWNSFYQSGLYVLLASTIWRVPVVLHIHGSSFDSFMQTESKPVRLFQSVVFSQCDRVIVLSDYWRDIVGVRAAEEKITVLPNAVDPDEYDPRYDASPPHLVFISNHIERKGIKELVEAVDTLMRNDENCRVTIGGSGPLSHLAADIAERHERVSYEGYVSEERKREILNDSSMFVLPTYAENLPIALLEAMAGGNVLVSTTVGAIPSLINDDNGVLVEPGNATALAATLSDLVHDPERVEQMAQTSRERVEQNYSWAVATERLDDLYRELAH, translated from the coding sequence ATGCGGGCGACAGACGTTCTGTTAGTTGGACCAGCCGGTACGACCGGTGGTATCGCGCAGTATATCCAAGAGCAACGCCGTCGCCTCCCTCGGAGCGTCTCCGCTCGAACCTACGACGTTTCCGTCCCGACGAGCGACTCGATCCGAGCGTTTGCCGTGGCGATACTCCTCGCGTTCGTGCAGATACTTCGCTTCCCGTTCAGACGCCGACCGGACGTGGTTCACGTCCACTCCAGTCACTGGAACTCGTTCTACCAGTCGGGTCTGTACGTTCTCCTCGCGTCTACAATCTGGCGCGTCCCCGTCGTCCTCCATATCCACGGGTCGTCGTTCGACTCGTTCATGCAGACGGAGTCGAAGCCGGTTCGCCTCTTTCAGTCGGTCGTTTTCTCGCAGTGTGACAGAGTCATCGTCCTCTCGGACTACTGGCGAGACATCGTCGGCGTCCGGGCCGCAGAGGAGAAAATAACCGTCCTCCCGAACGCCGTCGATCCCGACGAGTACGACCCGCGATACGATGCGTCGCCGCCGCATCTCGTCTTTATTTCGAACCATATCGAACGCAAGGGCATCAAAGAGCTCGTCGAGGCCGTAGACACGCTGATGCGGAACGACGAGAACTGCCGTGTCACTATCGGCGGGAGCGGTCCGCTGTCGCACCTCGCAGCAGATATCGCGGAGCGACACGAACGGGTGAGCTACGAAGGATACGTCTCCGAGGAGCGGAAACGTGAAATCTTGAACGATAGCTCAATGTTCGTGCTACCCACGTACGCCGAAAATCTCCCCATCGCACTGTTAGAGGCGATGGCGGGCGGGAACGTGCTCGTCTCGACGACGGTCGGTGCGATCCCCAGCCTCATCAACGATGACAACGGCGTCCTCGTCGAACCGGGCAACGCGACGGCGCTGGCGGCGACGCTGTCAGACCTCGTTCACGACCCAGAGCGCGTCGAACAGATGGCACAGACGAGTCGGGAGCGAGTCGAACAAAACTATTCGTGGGCCGTCGCCACCGAGCGACTCGACGACCTCTACCGCGAACTCGCGCACTGA
- a CDS encoding alkaline phosphatase family protein — translation MNDTYDETRRAFVLGLDGVPWGLLERLVDDGELPNFERLLNEGASGPLRSTVPANTPVAWPSIATGTWPDKHGLYEFMKLNAAYKQSPYSSADIDQPPLWELVSPSVVANVPMTYPTSDPGEDSGIVSGMMTPQIDGAAVNPDSLRSEFDRRLPDYEIDIKWRDYAGRKAEFLRDLENVLDGRRQLMEMLMENEAWRLFFFVYVAPDRLQHLIWDEETLREHYGKLDEILGDVMAYCEERDSNLYVVSDHGFAPIEKVISVNRILADEGLLTVKDSDGTRGALSSIGLNKARVQSALKSVGITDEKLVRSLPKSVVDFFAERIPGSHGLYDVEFDRTDAFLHGLGSVYINDTERFEQGTVPPTAVERTKCEVIGVLEAATDPETGDSLLTVHDGDELFPNDPEAPDIVVEAKDGYHVEPKLGERAVEPATDIAAYHRPEGIFFAWGDDVRSGATVEDAEVVDVAPTVLHSLGQEIPEMADGRVLAEMFRSDSEPATTAVQTGRYAKREGAKATETDTETVEDRLRGLGYME, via the coding sequence GTGAACGATACGTATGATGAAACTCGCCGAGCGTTCGTCTTGGGCCTCGACGGAGTTCCGTGGGGACTCCTCGAACGCCTCGTGGACGACGGCGAGTTACCGAACTTCGAACGCCTCCTGAACGAGGGAGCGTCGGGCCCGCTCCGGAGTACGGTTCCCGCGAACACGCCCGTCGCATGGCCCTCCATCGCAACGGGGACGTGGCCCGACAAGCACGGACTGTACGAGTTCATGAAACTCAATGCCGCGTACAAGCAGTCGCCGTACTCCAGCGCGGACATCGATCAACCACCGCTCTGGGAACTCGTCTCTCCGTCGGTTGTCGCCAACGTCCCGATGACGTATCCGACGAGCGACCCCGGCGAAGACAGCGGCATCGTCAGCGGTATGATGACACCGCAGATAGATGGTGCGGCCGTCAATCCAGACTCGCTTCGCTCGGAATTCGACCGTCGGCTCCCGGATTACGAGATCGACATCAAATGGCGCGACTACGCGGGACGCAAAGCGGAGTTCCTTCGGGATCTCGAAAACGTCCTCGACGGTCGTCGGCAGTTGATGGAGATGCTCATGGAGAACGAAGCGTGGCGACTGTTCTTCTTCGTCTACGTCGCTCCCGATAGACTCCAGCACCTCATTTGGGACGAGGAAACGCTCCGTGAGCACTACGGGAAACTCGACGAAATCCTCGGTGACGTAATGGCGTACTGTGAGGAGCGCGATTCGAATCTCTACGTGGTCTCCGATCACGGCTTTGCGCCCATCGAGAAAGTCATCAGTGTCAACCGGATTCTCGCGGACGAAGGGCTGTTAACCGTCAAAGACAGCGACGGGACGCGCGGTGCGCTATCGAGTATCGGGCTGAACAAAGCGCGCGTGCAGAGTGCGCTAAAGAGCGTCGGAATCACGGACGAAAAGCTAGTCCGGAGCCTGCCAAAGTCCGTTGTGGACTTCTTCGCAGAACGCATCCCCGGCAGTCACGGACTGTACGACGTGGAGTTCGACCGGACGGACGCCTTCCTCCACGGCCTCGGAAGCGTCTACATCAACGACACCGAGCGATTCGAACAGGGGACCGTCCCGCCGACGGCCGTCGAACGGACGAAGTGCGAGGTCATAGGCGTTCTCGAAGCGGCGACGGACCCCGAAACGGGAGACTCACTGCTCACCGTCCACGACGGGGACGAACTGTTCCCAAATGATCCAGAAGCGCCGGATATCGTGGTCGAAGCAAAGGACGGCTATCACGTCGAACCGAAACTCGGAGAGCGCGCAGTCGAACCTGCGACGGATATCGCCGCGTACCATCGGCCGGAAGGCATTTTCTTCGCGTGGGGTGACGACGTTCGCTCCGGTGCGACAGTCGAAGACGCCGAGGTCGTGGACGTGGCACCGACAGTTCTCCACTCGCTCGGACAGGAGATCCCCGAGATGGCGGATGGTCGAGTTCTCGCAGAGATGTTCCGGTCCGACTCCGAACCGGCGACGACCGCCGTCCAGACGGGGCGGTACGCGAAACGCGAGGGTGCAAAAGCAACGGAGACGGACACCGAGACGGTCGAGGACCGGCTTCGCGGACTCGGGTATATGGAGTGA